A single genomic interval of Acidobacteriota bacterium harbors:
- a CDS encoding DUF1016 N-terminal domain-containing protein codes for MKRKTGISRPSSPVYERIRKILDSARSTVARSVNTTQVVANWLIGREIVEEEQKGRARAEYGKRLIENLSKRLVKDYGRGFAVRNLETFRAFYLGYPELVIPHAVRAESADHRSRGILHAVRGEWNDMVSMPLAVIPHAVSAKSWKPGWLHPNLSWTLSGPTKTGGAK; via the coding sequence ATGAAGCGAAAAACGGGCATATCGAGGCCGTCGTCGCCAGTGTATGAACGTATCCGGAAGATACTGGATTCCGCGAGAAGCACTGTGGCCCGTTCGGTAAATACGACGCAGGTGGTCGCGAACTGGCTGATCGGGCGGGAGATCGTGGAAGAGGAGCAGAAAGGCCGAGCGAGGGCCGAATACGGCAAGCGGCTGATCGAGAACCTATCGAAGCGTTTGGTGAAGGACTATGGCCGTGGTTTCGCCGTCCGCAATCTGGAGACCTTCAGGGCGTTCTATCTGGGATACCCAGAACTTGTGATTCCGCACGCAGTGCGTGCGGAATCGGCGGATCATCGCTCGCGAGGGATTCTCCACGCAGTGCGTGGAGAATGGAACGATATGGTCTCAATGCCCTTGGCGGTCATCCCGCACGCGGTGAGTGCGAAATCCTGGAAGCCGGGCTGGCTTCATCCGAACTTGTCTTGGACGCTGTCCGGCCCGACAAAGACGGGAGGCGCAAAATGA
- a CDS encoding site-specific DNA-methyltransferase: MSKLNRLELTWIGKENRPKLEPRILIEDPEKSYHASFRTGKNDIFDNRVIFGDNLLALKALEQEYAGKVKCIYIDPPYNTGSAFAHYDDGVEHSLWLSLMRDRLEILRSLVAEEGAIWINLDDNEAHYCKVLLDETFGRPNFVANVLWQKRTSPDMRAWLGAGHDHILVYARNIAKMKLNKLLKTPEQVAQFKNPDNDPRGPWVSSDYTAQGFRPNQMYKIKTPGGKVYSPPKGVCWKNVEEVFLELVADNRIWFGKAGNGMPRRKTFLSESEGNQSWTWWPNDEVGHTQEAKKESIALFGEDDVFDTPKPERLLHRVISLATNPGDLVLDSFAGSGTTGAVAHKMGRRWIMVELGEHCHTHIIPRLKKVIDGEDKGGITESVGWKGGGGFRYYRLAPSLLKKDEFGNWIISKQYNPAMLAEAMCKLEGFTYAPSDTAYWKHGHSTETDFIYVTTQTLTREQLQKLTDEVGEGRSLLIMCGAFRIKNLDEFPNLTVKKIPKAVLNRCEWGKDDYSLEIKNLPVREEPLIGQVETDAERRMKGRTKAERRAQAAGQPSLFDPPPQEKKP, encoded by the coding sequence ATGAGCAAGTTGAACAGATTGGAGCTCACCTGGATCGGCAAGGAGAATCGGCCGAAGTTGGAGCCGCGCATTCTTATCGAAGACCCGGAGAAGTCCTACCACGCGTCGTTCCGTACCGGAAAGAACGACATCTTCGATAACCGGGTCATCTTCGGAGACAACCTCCTCGCCCTCAAGGCGCTGGAGCAGGAATACGCGGGGAAGGTGAAGTGCATTTACATCGATCCGCCCTACAATACTGGGTCGGCGTTCGCGCATTATGATGATGGTGTCGAACACTCCCTTTGGCTTTCTTTGATGCGTGACAGATTGGAAATTCTGCGGTCGCTGGTGGCTGAGGAAGGTGCGATCTGGATTAACCTCGATGACAACGAGGCACATTACTGTAAAGTGTTGCTTGATGAAACATTTGGGCGTCCGAACTTCGTGGCGAATGTGCTCTGGCAGAAACGCACGTCTCCAGACATGCGCGCATGGCTCGGTGCCGGGCACGACCATATTTTGGTGTATGCGAGGAACATCGCAAAGATGAAGCTAAACAAATTGCTGAAGACGCCAGAACAAGTCGCCCAGTTCAAGAATCCCGATAACGATCCGCGCGGTCCGTGGGTGTCCTCGGACTACACAGCGCAAGGATTCAGACCGAATCAAATGTACAAGATCAAGACACCCGGTGGTAAGGTCTACTCGCCGCCGAAGGGCGTGTGCTGGAAGAATGTTGAGGAAGTGTTCCTGGAACTTGTCGCCGACAACCGGATTTGGTTTGGCAAAGCCGGCAACGGCATGCCACGGCGCAAGACATTCTTATCCGAATCAGAGGGCAATCAGTCCTGGACGTGGTGGCCAAACGATGAAGTGGGCCATACGCAGGAAGCTAAGAAGGAGAGCATCGCGCTGTTTGGCGAAGACGATGTGTTTGATACACCAAAGCCGGAACGGCTTCTGCATCGCGTCATCTCTCTCGCCACCAACCCTGGCGACCTTGTTCTCGACTCCTTCGCTGGTAGCGGCACAACGGGCGCGGTAGCGCATAAGATGGGCCGCCGGTGGATCATGGTCGAACTCGGCGAGCATTGTCATACGCACATCATCCCGCGCCTGAAAAAGGTGATTGATGGCGAGGATAAGGGCGGCATCACCGAGTCCGTGGGCTGGAAAGGCGGCGGCGGATTCCGCTACTATCGTCTTGCGCCTTCGTTATTGAAGAAGGACGAGTTCGGCAACTGGATTATCAGCAAGCAGTACAATCCGGCCATGCTGGCCGAGGCGATGTGCAAGCTGGAAGGCTTTACCTACGCCCCCAGCGACACGGCCTACTGGAAACATGGGCACTCGACGGAGACGGATTTTATCTACGTGACCACACAGACGCTCACCCGCGAGCAGTTACAAAAACTCACGGACGAGGTCGGCGAGGGCCGCAGCCTCCTCATCATGTGCGGCGCTTTTCGGATCAAGAACCTCGACGAGTTCCCGAACTTGACGGTGAAGAAGATTCCGAAGGCAGTCCTCAACCGCTGTGAATGGGGAAAGGATGACTACAGTTTGGAGATCAAGAACCTGCCGGTGCGGGAGGAACCGCTGATTGGGCAGGTGGAGACGGATGCGGAGAGGCGGATGAAGGGCAGGACTAAGGCGGAGCGACGGGCACAGGCGGCCGGCCAGCCCTCGCTTTTTGACCCTCCGCCGCAGGAGAAGAAACCATGA
- a CDS encoding AbiV family abortive infection protein codes for MKQAFLDPARRCCDNGRRLLNEAELLEFERPPATRYYLSIIAQEEYAKAFLLYLVSIDAISWTPLILRATRNHQSKQLVGIVLDYISPDTAEFLRRIDTWMREKKGLDLPASVVDAMNIFRHEKIRRWESNTWVWAEDPNYDKTAVSVAEGKRDMEKQRALYVELTKIGEVSATPEQVTEQQADDEYERGRRFDSCVCGLVCGEATGAWNYERVEHCFKLLFSEASAFLESRPS; via the coding sequence ATGAAACAGGCATTCCTAGACCCAGCCCGGCGGTGTTGTGACAACGGTCGCCGTTTACTCAACGAGGCTGAGCTTCTCGAATTCGAGCGACCGCCGGCAACTCGCTACTATCTTTCCATCATCGCCCAAGAGGAATACGCTAAGGCGTTCCTGTTGTACTTGGTCTCGATTGATGCGATATCTTGGACTCCCCTTATATTAAGGGCAACACGTAACCATCAATCCAAGCAGCTTGTGGGTATCGTCCTTGACTATATATCGCCGGACACAGCCGAGTTCCTCCGCAGGATAGACACCTGGATGCGAGAGAAAAAGGGGCTCGATCTGCCTGCCAGCGTCGTAGACGCCATGAACATTTTCCGCCACGAGAAAATCAGAAGATGGGAATCGAACACGTGGGTTTGGGCAGAGGATCCTAATTATGATAAGACGGCTGTCAGTGTCGCAGAAGGAAAGCGAGACATGGAGAAACAGCGGGCTCTCTATGTGGAGCTCACAAAGATCGGAGAGGTCAGCGCAACTCCTGAGCAAGTTACAGAACAGCAAGCAGATGATGAGTATGAGCGCGGTCGGCGCTTCGATTCGTGCGTCTGCGGCCTGGTGTGCGGTGAGGCGACTGGGGCATGGAATTACGAACGTGTGGAACACTGCTTCAAGTTACTGTTCTCGGAAGCAAGTGCCTTCCTTGAATCGAGACCGTCATGA